One segment of Thermosipho africanus Ob7 DNA contains the following:
- a CDS encoding 2-oxoacid:acceptor oxidoreductase subunit alpha translates to MKEIFSIVLSGAAGQGVQTVENLFTNIAKNSGYYVFATKEYMSRVRGGNNSTEIVISSKPVRAFRRKIDLLVVLNSNAIERLRDRIDDETIIIGEEKFIKGEKNAIFVPLIDISKEFGSIIYANSVAAGILSGIINADMEVVKNTVKQYFSEKGENVIQSNLNSILKGFEIGKDLNINFEIEKNNDVKKHMLFNGSKAVANGAVAGGCNFISSYPMSPATAVFTELAKMSKDKKIIVDQAEDEIAAANMVIGAWYAGARALVSTSGGGFALMEEAISLSGMIETPIVVHLGQRPGPATGLPTRTEQGDLNLVLYAGHGTFPRIILAPSTLEEAFYLSAQAFNFADKFQVPVFILTDQYFLDTYYNVEKLPSVEVHRYIVETTKDYKRYELTENGISPRGIPGYGEGVVRVDSDEHDEYGHITESPKVRVDMVNKRMKKLNEILKDFISPVLCGNKDYEYLFVSWGSTSQILKEAIEELNNEKIAMLHFPQVYPLARKVEDYLKKAKKVIFVEQNATGQFADLVRMEFGIDTSNRILKYDGFPFSVEELKEKIGEAL, encoded by the coding sequence ATGAAAGAAATTTTTTCAATAGTACTTAGCGGAGCTGCTGGTCAAGGAGTGCAAACTGTTGAAAATTTATTTACAAATATTGCCAAAAACTCTGGCTACTATGTATTTGCAACAAAAGAATATATGTCAAGAGTAAGAGGTGGAAATAATTCTACTGAAATTGTTATTTCTTCAAAGCCTGTTAGGGCATTTAGAAGAAAGATTGACCTATTAGTTGTTTTAAATTCAAATGCTATTGAAAGATTGCGTGATAGAATAGACGATGAAACAATAATTATAGGAGAAGAAAAATTCATAAAAGGTGAAAAAAATGCTATCTTTGTGCCTTTAATTGATATTTCCAAGGAGTTTGGAAGTATTATTTATGCAAATTCTGTTGCTGCAGGAATATTGTCTGGAATAATTAATGCTGATATGGAAGTTGTTAAAAATACAGTAAAACAATATTTTTCAGAAAAAGGAGAAAATGTTATTCAAAGTAACCTAAATTCAATTTTAAAGGGCTTTGAAATTGGTAAAGATTTGAATATTAATTTTGAAATTGAAAAAAACAATGATGTTAAGAAGCATATGTTATTTAATGGTTCAAAAGCAGTTGCTAATGGAGCGGTTGCTGGTGGCTGTAATTTTATATCATCTTATCCAATGTCTCCTGCTACTGCTGTATTTACTGAACTTGCAAAAATGTCTAAAGATAAAAAAATAATTGTGGATCAGGCTGAAGATGAGATTGCTGCTGCAAATATGGTTATAGGGGCTTGGTATGCTGGTGCACGTGCACTTGTTTCTACTTCTGGTGGTGGTTTTGCGTTAATGGAAGAAGCAATCAGCTTATCTGGAATGATTGAAACACCGATAGTTGTTCATTTAGGTCAAAGGCCAGGCCCGGCTACTGGGCTTCCTACAAGGACAGAACAAGGTGATTTGAATTTAGTCCTATATGCAGGCCATGGTACATTTCCAAGAATAATTCTTGCCCCTTCAACTCTAGAAGAAGCTTTTTACTTGTCTGCTCAAGCTTTTAACTTTGCAGACAAATTTCAAGTTCCAGTATTTATTTTAACAGATCAATATTTTTTGGATACATATTATAACGTTGAAAAGTTGCCAAGTGTTGAAGTTCATAGATACATTGTTGAAACTACAAAAGATTATAAAAGATATGAACTTACTGAGAATGGAATTTCTCCTAGAGGAATTCCTGGATATGGAGAAGGTGTAGTTAGAGTTGATAGTGATGAACACGATGAATACGGACATATAACTGAAAGTCCAAAAGTTAGAGTAGATATGGTAAATAAAAGAATGAAAAAGTTAAATGAAATTTTAAAAGATTTTATTTCACCAGTATTGTGTGGGAATAAAGATTATGAATATCTTTTTGTTTCTTGGGGTTCAACTTCTCAAATTTTAAAAGAAGCGATAGAAGAATTAAATAATGAAAAAATTGCTATGTTACATTTTCCTCAGGTTTATCCTCTTGCAAGAAAGGTTGAAGATTATTTGAAAAAGGCTAAGAAAGTTATTTTTGTTGAACAAAATGCTACTGGGCAATTTGCAGATTTAGTTAGAATGGAATTTGGTATTGACACGTCGAATAGGATTTTGAAATACGATGGATTTCCATTCTCTGTAGAAGAGTTGAAAGAAAAGATTGGGGAGGCGTTATAA